In Argopecten irradians isolate NY chromosome 11, Ai_NY, whole genome shotgun sequence, one DNA window encodes the following:
- the LOC138334691 gene encoding uncharacterized protein isoform X2, with amino-acid sequence MADMLTNLNYKTIFDRSIWLCFTLPSAVWLTGLRRRSQWWLAVDFLLRRLWLCTLPAAAEERFSLSLLLTSLAPALLSPQYQSPHHLFLSADLVVPPADQLGIRITLCDVIYNVL; translated from the exons ATGGCAGACATGTTAACAAACTTGAACTACAAGACAATCTTTGACCGTTCGATATG GTTGTGTTTTACACTTCCTTCCGCAGTTTGGTTGACCGGGTTGCGACGTCGCTCGCAGTGGTGGTTAGCCGTGGACTTTCTCTTGCGGAGGCTGTG GTTGTGTACGCTACCTGCTGCTGCCGAGGAGAGGTTTTCCCTGTCCCTGCTGCTGACCAGCCTAGCTCCAGCTCTGTTGTCCCCGCAGTACCAGTCCCCGCATCACCTGTTCCTATCCGCAGATCTGGTCGTACCACCCGCAGACCAGCTTGGCATAAGGATTACGttatgtgatgtcatatataatgtattgtaa
- the LOC138334691 gene encoding uncharacterized protein isoform X3 has protein sequence MCPSPRECVSSLVVFYTSFRSLVDRVATSLAVVVSRGLSLAEAVVVYATCCCRGEVFPVPAADQPSSSSVVPAVPVPASPVPIRRSGRTTRRPAWHKDYVM, from the exons ATGTGTCCTTCACCTAGGGAATGTGTATCCAGCTTG GTTGTGTTTTACACTTCCTTCCGCAGTTTGGTTGACCGGGTTGCGACGTCGCTCGCAGTGGTGGTTAGCCGTGGACTTTCTCTTGCGGAGGCTGTG GTTGTGTACGCTACCTGCTGCTGCCGAGGAGAGGTTTTCCCTGTCCCTGCTGCTGACCAGCCTAGCTCCAGCTCTGTTGTCCCCGCAGTACCAGTCCCCGCATCACCTGTTCCTATCCGCAGATCTGGTCGTACCACCCGCAGACCAGCTTGGCATAAGGATTACGttatgtga
- the LOC138334691 gene encoding uncharacterized protein isoform X1 → MELFVALFLALEVILQCLGKFVYCGKVVFYTSFRSLVDRVATSLAVVVSRGLSLAEAVVVYATCCCRGEVFPVPAADQPSSSSVVPAVPVPASPVPIRRSGRTTRRPAWHKDYVM, encoded by the exons ATGGAACTCTTCGTTGCGCTCTTCCTGGCATTGGAGGTGATCCTTCAGTGTCTAGGCAAGTTTGTGTACTGTGGTAAG GTTGTGTTTTACACTTCCTTCCGCAGTTTGGTTGACCGGGTTGCGACGTCGCTCGCAGTGGTGGTTAGCCGTGGACTTTCTCTTGCGGAGGCTGTG GTTGTGTACGCTACCTGCTGCTGCCGAGGAGAGGTTTTCCCTGTCCCTGCTGCTGACCAGCCTAGCTCCAGCTCTGTTGTCCCCGCAGTACCAGTCCCCGCATCACCTGTTCCTATCCGCAGATCTGGTCGTACCACCCGCAGACCAGCTTGGCATAAGGATTACGttatgtga